The Corallococcus exiguus genome has a window encoding:
- the ruvX gene encoding Holliday junction resolvase RuvX, whose translation MRTFGLDYGTKTIGVAVSDGLGLTAQTVTTVRRTSLKGDLAELSRLVKEHEVTRFVLGLPLNMNGTEGPRAEASRKFAQVLESALGLPVELWDERLSTVAAQRTLLEADVRREKRREVIDQLAAQFILQGWLDAHRPKDDDGYDDNYNPEG comes from the coding sequence ATGCGCACCTTCGGGCTCGACTACGGCACCAAGACCATCGGGGTGGCCGTCTCGGATGGACTGGGGCTCACCGCCCAGACGGTCACCACCGTGCGGCGCACGTCGCTCAAGGGGGACCTGGCGGAGCTGTCCCGGCTCGTGAAGGAACACGAGGTGACGCGCTTCGTCCTGGGCCTGCCCCTCAACATGAACGGCACGGAGGGCCCCCGCGCGGAGGCCTCGCGCAAGTTCGCGCAGGTGCTGGAGAGCGCGCTCGGACTGCCCGTGGAGCTGTGGGACGAGCGGCTGTCCACCGTGGCCGCCCAGCGCACCCTGTTGGAGGCGGACGTGCGCCGGGAGAAGCGGCGGGAGGTCATCGATCAGCTCGCCGCGCAGTTCATCCTGCAGGGCTGGCTGGACGCGCACCGCCCCAAGGACGACGACGGCTACGACGACAACTACAACCCGGAGGGCTGA